GTTATAGTTTGCGATGAGCTGCGCATTAAAATCTTCTCCGCAACTCTTTAGTGCATCTGTCAGACGTTCAGGCTGATGTTGATAGCGCTTGATATAATCATTCAGCTGAGTACGAAATGTCTCTATCAATGAGTGATCTATATTTAACTCTTTCTCTATTTGCAGGAATCGATCCAGAATTTGTGTGATGAGATCCTGATGATCCTTCTTAAGTAATACAGCCTCTATTAACGCTATCAGCATATCCGTAACTTTAATATCTTCTTTATAACGTTTTCCTGGTGCTGAAACAACAATGTATTTCCTTTTATTATCTTCATTGATTATCTTCAGTATTTTTTTTATTTGCTGTGCATCGGCAACGCTTGAACCGCCAAATTTACAAACTTTCATAAAATCACTCATTTCGCTTAATATAATTATTATTTTATCTATAAAATGTAATAAAATATAGAGTAGAGAATAAATTAAATAAATTATTGATATAACCTTTACATTGCTGATGTTTTAGTTATACTATATTTATAAATCTTTTTCAAGAATACATTTGTATTCTTAGTAAATACAAATCAGGAGTGAAGATAATGAAGCGAATTAATATTGCATTATTAGGTCTAGGTACAGTAGGTACGGGTGTCGTTCAGATTCTAAAGGAAAACCATGAACAGATAAAGGAGAAGTTAAATACGGATATTCGTATTAGCTGGATTCTTGTTTCTGATGTGACAAAGCCAAGAAATATCGAGACCTCACATTATCAACTCACTGATAATATAGAAGATATTAAAAAAGATGATACTATAGATATGTACGTTGAAGTAATGGGTGGAATAGAAAATACGAAAGAGATATTACTGCATGCCTTAAATCAGAAGAAGCATGTTATCACTGCAAATAAAGATCTGCTTGCTGAACATCTTGAAGAGATGGAACAGGCAGCACATAACAATGGCGTCTCATTAAAATATGAAGCTAGTATTGCTGGAGGTATTCCAATCGTTAATGCTTTGAATTATGGACTGAACGCGAACGGTATCGGTAAGTTTATGGGAATATTCAACGGGACTTCTAACTTCATATTGAGCAAGATGACACATGAAAGACAATCTTATGAAGAAGCATTGCAGATTGCTACAGAATTAGGGTATGCTGAAGCAGATCCTACAGCAGATGTTGATGGTATAGATGCAGCCAGAAAAGTAACGATTATGAGCTATCTTGCATTCAATCAATTCAGAAAATTGGAAGATTGCCGATATACAGGTATACGAGAAGTTAAGCTATCGCATATCGATATTGCCAAGGCTTTTGGATATCGTATTAAATTGATTGGTAGCGGTGAGATGCATGGAGAGGACGTGTCTTTATCTGTAGAACCGATGTGTATTCCATCTGATCATC
Above is a window of Macrococcoides canis DNA encoding:
- a CDS encoding homoserine dehydrogenase; translation: MKRINIALLGLGTVGTGVVQILKENHEQIKEKLNTDIRISWILVSDVTKPRNIETSHYQLTDNIEDIKKDDTIDMYVEVMGGIENTKEILLHALNQKKHVITANKDLLAEHLEEMEQAAHNNGVSLKYEASIAGGIPIVNALNYGLNANGIGKFMGIFNGTSNFILSKMTHERQSYEEALQIATELGYAEADPTADVDGIDAARKVTIMSYLAFNQFRKLEDCRYTGIREVKLSHIDIAKAFGYRIKLIGSGEMHGEDVSLSVEPMCIPSDHQLSHVEYEYNAIYIDGNAVGDTMYYGKGAGSLATGSAVVSDILNVIELMGTDLHNLPLHLEIKQETHEQRSRSLLMIDLYADSNIEEILDEFSVDRYIVRDGILAIETAEDVHYEYLEAQQLNYKTYRIEGV